Proteins encoded by one window of Blautia faecicola:
- a CDS encoding SpoIIE family protein phosphatase: MQIWMVAMLAVSAVLILRDMAKLVFTGRKKGRPVYDVYPQKEKIDRYARSLQKLAHTFYEMPGRQEQLSQAEVQDMFVQVQQRVCVECNRQEKCWSDLDPRTSQQVFEMLQIIEEGNPDRFLRAQSEWLGQCPQAFRFTEELQRIFFETREELLYRNRLIENRIAVAEQLQEVARTIQKISSDVSAVCTLPDEEEERIRKYMQKQKILVKQIWFLDRPDEKQRISLTMRTRGGQCLTMKEVAKHLSHICNCRMIPSRDSKAVLNSEWRTVLFCEDVNYKVLYGVARVTKERETISGDNYACAATDEQFTMCLSDGMGSGMEASKESETVVELLEQFVTSGFSRETAVRMVNSALILQRKGGMFSSLDVCSLDLYTGVCEFLKAGAATTFIRRGNWVEAITSTSMAAGLMQKLEFEKTTKKLYDGDYLVMVTDGVLDAFGDEPGEEILKEMILQAQEQMPKELGRHLLEKTLQYADYRAKDDMTVLVAGIWRK, from the coding sequence ATGCAGATATGGATGGTTGCCATGCTCGCAGTCAGTGCAGTGCTGATACTACGGGACATGGCAAAACTTGTTTTCACGGGGAGAAAAAAAGGTCGTCCGGTATACGATGTCTATCCACAGAAAGAAAAAATTGACCGGTATGCGAGATCGTTGCAGAAACTTGCCCATACATTTTATGAGATGCCCGGCAGGCAGGAGCAGCTGAGCCAGGCAGAAGTACAGGATATGTTTGTGCAGGTGCAACAGCGGGTGTGTGTAGAATGTAACAGGCAGGAGAAGTGTTGGTCGGATCTGGATCCGCGTACCAGCCAGCAGGTGTTTGAGATGTTGCAGATCATCGAGGAGGGCAACCCCGACCGTTTTCTGCGGGCACAGAGTGAATGGCTGGGGCAGTGTCCACAGGCGTTTCGGTTTACGGAGGAACTGCAACGGATCTTTTTTGAGACCAGAGAGGAACTGTTGTATCGAAACCGTCTGATCGAAAATCGGATCGCCGTGGCGGAACAGCTGCAGGAAGTGGCACGCACGATCCAGAAGATCTCTTCGGATGTCAGTGCGGTATGTACCCTGCCGGATGAGGAAGAAGAGCGGATCCGGAAATACATGCAGAAACAGAAAATCCTGGTGAAGCAGATCTGGTTTCTCGACCGGCCGGACGAAAAGCAGCGGATTTCGCTTACGATGCGCACGAGAGGCGGGCAGTGCCTGACTATGAAAGAAGTGGCGAAACATTTGTCACATATATGTAACTGTCGGATGATCCCATCAAGAGACAGCAAGGCGGTACTGAACAGCGAATGGCGCACGGTACTGTTCTGTGAGGATGTGAACTACAAAGTGCTCTACGGTGTTGCCAGAGTGACGAAAGAGCGGGAGACGATCTCCGGAGATAATTATGCCTGTGCGGCCACCGATGAACAGTTTACCATGTGCCTCTCGGATGGCATGGGTTCCGGTATGGAGGCAAGCAAAGAGAGTGAGACGGTGGTGGAGCTGTTAGAACAGTTCGTGACCTCCGGATTTTCCAGAGAGACGGCGGTACGCATGGTCAATTCTGCCTTGATCTTACAGCGAAAAGGTGGGATGTTTTCCAGTCTGGATGTGTGTTCGCTCGATCTGTATACCGGTGTGTGCGAGTTTTTGAAGGCGGGAGCCGCCACGACATTTATCCGGAGAGGGAACTGGGTGGAGGCGATCACTTCGACCAGTATGGCAGCAGGACTGATGCAGAAGCTGGAATTTGAAAAAACGACGAAGAAACTGTATGACGGGGATTATCTGGTGATGGTCACGGACGGTGTTCTGGACGCGTTCGGGGACGAGCCGGGAGAAGAGATTTTAAAAGAGATGATATTGCAGGCGCAGGAACAGATGCCGAAAGAACTGGGACGGCATCTGCTGGAAAAAACATTGCAGTATGCGGATTATCGGGCAAAAGATGACATGACCGTACTCGTTGCGGGAATATGGAGAAAATAG
- the yabP gene encoding sporulation protein YabP: MEEKKGATHSLHLEQRSRGMITGVTEMKSFDEENILMETSQGTLEIRGSSLHVCRLELDKGEAEIEGKVDSLIYTQGKNGKKKGSLLKRLFQ, from the coding sequence ATGGAAGAAAAGAAGGGAGCGACGCACAGCCTCCATCTGGAACAGCGAAGCCGGGGGATGATCACCGGAGTTACTGAGATGAAATCGTTTGATGAGGAGAATATCCTGATGGAGACGAGTCAGGGGACTCTGGAGATCCGGGGAAGCAGCCTCCATGTATGCCGGCTGGAACTTGATAAGGGAGAGGCGGAAATTGAAGGGAAAGTGGACAGTCTAATCTATACGCAGGGAAAAAATGGAAAGAAGAAAGGCAGCCTGTTAAAAAGGCTGTTTCAGTAG
- a CDS encoding septum formation initiator family protein: MISISLVVCMLVVLLAFKEHSLQVKYQANENRKAQLEEELKTEEARTKDIEDMQEYMQSDEYTEKIAKEKIGLVKDNEIIFKENK; this comes from the coding sequence ATGATTTCTATCAGTCTGGTAGTCTGTATGCTTGTGGTACTGCTTGCTTTCAAGGAACATTCGTTACAGGTAAAATATCAGGCGAATGAGAATCGGAAAGCTCAGCTGGAAGAGGAGCTGAAGACGGAAGAAGCCCGTACCAAAGACATCGAAGATATGCAGGAATACATGCAGAGCGACGAATATACGGAAAAGATTGCAAAAGAAAAGATCGGTCTGGTAAAGGACAACGAGATTATCTTTAAAGAAAATAAATAA
- a CDS encoding HU family DNA-binding protein produces the protein MNKTELVAAMAEQTQLSKKDAEAALKAFIDVVSEEMKKGEKVQLVGFGTFEVSERAAREGRNPATGESMVIKASKAPKFKAGKALKDLVNE, from the coding sequence TGCAGCTATGGCTGAACAGACACAGTTATCTAAAAAGGATGCAGAAGCTGCTTTAAAAGCGTTTATTGATGTAGTATCTGAAGAAATGAAAAAAGGAGAAAAAGTACAGCTGGTAGGTTTCGGTACTTTCGAAGTATCTGAAAGAGCAGCAAGAGAAGGAAGAAACCCGGCTACCGGCGAATCCATGGTAATCAAAGCTTCCAAAGCTCCAAAATTCAAAGCTGGAAAAGCTCTGAAAGATCTGGTAAACGAATAA
- the yabQ gene encoding spore cortex biosynthesis protein YabQ translates to MSAYMGRELELFVKSMGCGALLVLLYDGIRILRIIGKRMKYLDAAVDLLFWSAAGLFLFFTCLRENEGRMRAYLLCGILLGAGVWYWGIGHFYREFAFILAKRLHFCLQRVTIFLLVKMRKFWLKMRKDLGIDKNKGAWNERKEKCCAKKKRRSTSDKSTE, encoded by the coding sequence ATGAGTGCCTATATGGGAAGAGAGCTGGAACTGTTTGTAAAAAGCATGGGATGCGGCGCTCTTCTCGTTTTGCTTTATGACGGGATCCGGATCCTGCGGATCATAGGAAAACGGATGAAATATCTGGATGCTGCGGTGGATCTTCTGTTTTGGAGTGCAGCCGGACTTTTTTTATTTTTTACGTGCCTGAGAGAGAACGAAGGGAGAATGCGGGCGTACCTGCTCTGCGGAATTTTGCTGGGAGCAGGTGTCTGGTATTGGGGAATCGGGCATTTTTACAGAGAATTTGCATTTATTTTGGCAAAAAGGTTGCATTTTTGTTTACAAAGAGTTACAATTTTTTTACTTGTAAAAATGCGCAAATTCTGGTTAAAAATGCGTAAAGACCTGGGGATAGATAAAAATAAGGGAGCGTGGAATGAGAGGAAAGAAAAGTGCTGCGCGAAGAAAAAACGCAGGAGCACGTCGGATAAAAGTACAGAATAG
- a CDS encoding RNA-binding S4 domain-containing protein — translation MRLDKYLKVSRLIKRRTVANEACDAGRVLINDRPAKASAQVKEGDVLEIQFGSKAVRVEVLNVQETVKKEEAQELYRYL, via the coding sequence ATGAGATTAGATAAATATTTGAAAGTTTCCCGCCTGATCAAACGCAGAACCGTGGCAAATGAGGCATGTGATGCAGGAAGAGTCCTGATCAATGACCGCCCGGCGAAAGCATCTGCACAGGTGAAGGAAGGCGACGTTCTGGAGATCCAGTTCGGCAGCAAGGCTGTCAGAGTAGAAGTGCTGAATGTACAGGAAACTGTCAAGAAAGAAGAAGCACAGGAACTGTATCGATATCTGTAA